One window of Fusarium oxysporum f. sp. lycopersici 4287 supercont2.40 genomic scaffold, whole genome shotgun sequence genomic DNA carries:
- a CDS encoding aldehyde dehydrogenase (NAD+): protein MVANLFQTLTAPNGRSVEQPLGLFINNEWREAKSGEKITVVSPIDEQEIVKVHAGGEQDIDDAVKAARAAFRGPWSRISPTERGELMRKLADLAEELTDTFASIDTWNNGKRFSSAQGDVRELTGVLRYYAGFADKISGQVISTNDNKFAYTNRQPIGVCGQIIPWNYPLGMAAWKLGPALAAGNAIVLKPAEQTPLSVLLFATLIERAGFPPGVINIVNGFGRTAGASLAGHIDVDKIAFTGSTNTGREIMKLAATNLKEITLETGGKSPLIIFEDAELENAVKWAHYGIMANQGQICTATSRLLIHEKIYPKFIELFVEQVKKTSVVGDPYAAGTFQGPQVTKAQYERVLSYIEQGKQEGATLSFGGKPYKGVNGKGFFIEPTVFTDVKDHMKIYREEVFGPLAAISSFSTEDEAIERANDSFYGLGAAIFTENITRAHAIAKRIDAGMVWVNSSNDSDFRIPFGGVKQSGIGRELGESGILAYTSVKAVHVNLGNRL, encoded by the exons ATGGTTGCAAACCTCTTCCAGACCCTTACGGCCCCGAATGGACGCTCAGTCGAGCAGCCTCTGGGTCTgttcatcaacaacgaatGGCGCGAGGCAAAGTCTGGCGAAAAGATCACAGTCGTAAGCCCCAT AGACGAGCAAGAAATCGTCAAGGTCCATGCCGGTGGCGAGCAAGACATTGACGATGCTGTGAAAGCAGCCCGCGCAGCTTTCCGAGGGCCATGGTCAAGAATTAGCCCGACAGAGCGTGGCGAGCTCATGCGAAAGCTGGCCGACCTGGCTGAAGAGTTGACAGACACGTTTGCTTCGATCGATACCTGGAATAATG GGAAGCGTTTTTCGTCGGCCCAAGGAGACGTTCGCGAGTTGACAGGAGTGCTTCGCTATTATGCCGGGTTCGCCGATAAGATTTCAGGCCAAG TTATTTCTACCAACGATAACAAATTCGCGTATACGAACCGACAACCGATTGGCGTCTGTGGCCAGATCATTCCCTGGAACTATCCATTGGGAATGGCAGCTTGGAAACTCGGCCCGGCGCTGGCTGCTGGCAACGCAATTGTGCTCAAGCCTGCCGAACAGACCCCTCTATCTGTCCTGCTATTTGCCACTCTTATTGAAAGGGCCGGTTTCCCGCCTGGTGTAATCAATATCGTCAATGGATTTGGTCGCACAGCTGGAGCAAGCCTAGCAGGTCACATCGACGTGGATAAGATTGCCTTTACAGGGTCTACAAACACAGGTCGCGAGATCATGAAACTGGCAGCTACCAATTTAAAAGAGATCACCCTCGAGACAGGTGGGAAGTCACCCCTTATCATTTTTGAAGAtgccgagcttgagaatgcCGTCAAGTGGGCTCATTATGGCATTATGGCCAACCAGGGACAAATCTGCACAGCTACAAGCAGACTCCTTATCCACGAGAAGATTTATCCCAAGTTCATTGAGCTCTTTGTCGAACAGGTCAAGAAGACCTCTGTCGTTGGCGACCCTTATGCTGCTGGAACCTTCCAAGGCCCTCAGGTCACCAAGGCCCAGTACGAACGTGTCTTATCGTACATTGAGCAAGGCAAGCAGGAAGGCGCCACGTTGAGCTTCGGTGGCAAACCTTATAAGGGTGTCAATGGAAAGGGCTTTTTCATCGAGCCTACTGTCTTCACTGATGTCAAGGACCACATGAAGATTTACCGCGAAGAAGTCTTTGGCCCACTCGCCGCCATCAGCTCCTTCTCGACCGAAGATGAGGCAATTGAGAGAGCCAACGATAGCTTCTACGGCTTGGGGGCTGCGATTTTCACAGAGAATATTACTCGAGCCCATGCAATTGCCAAGAGGATAGATGCAGGAA TGGTCTGGGTCAACAGTAGCAACGACTCGGACTTCCGAATTCCATTCGGTGGTGTGAAGCAGTCAGGCATCGGACGAGAGTTGGGAGAGTCGGGTATTCTGGCATACACATCTGTCAAGGCTGTTCATGTAAACCTGGGAAATCGTCTCTAG